In Polycladomyces zharkentensis, the following are encoded in one genomic region:
- a CDS encoding S8 family peptidase has protein sequence MAISFVLVGIPGVQALSLSSAPTDARSDSSGQEIIVKFKPGISRATQSLIHTEAATRILFHNDVLGFDVIKLNGQSIEKVLEIYRNNPLVEYAEPNFVFHATMTPNDTYFNDQWSLTKVEAPTAWDLGQSADSVQIAVIDTGVDSTHPDLAGKVINGHDYVDNDDDPMDLNGHGTHVAGVAAAVTNNQQGIAGMAPKAKIYAVRVLDENGKGTLDKVASGIVEAADHGAKVINLSLGSSQNAQTLKDAIDYAWNKGAVVVAAAGNDGTSAPTYPAYYNQVLAVAATDSSDHKAEFSNYGKWVDVAAPGVDITSTYVGGGYKTMSGTSMAAPQVSGLAALLAAKGKNNTQILGTIQSTPEKVPGTGSDWEYGRINALRAMQK, from the coding sequence ATGGCCATCAGCTTCGTACTCGTCGGAATTCCCGGCGTGCAGGCATTGTCTCTGTCGTCCGCTCCCACGGATGCACGGTCGGATTCTTCCGGTCAAGAGATCATTGTCAAATTCAAACCGGGAATTTCCCGAGCAACACAATCTCTCATACATACCGAGGCAGCCACCCGGATCTTGTTTCACAACGATGTACTCGGTTTTGACGTAATCAAATTGAACGGGCAGTCAATTGAAAAAGTTCTTGAAATCTATCGTAACAACCCGCTTGTCGAATATGCGGAACCCAATTTCGTGTTCCATGCGACGATGACCCCGAACGACACGTATTTCAACGATCAGTGGTCTCTTACAAAAGTAGAGGCACCTACAGCGTGGGATCTCGGTCAGAGCGCGGACAGCGTGCAAATCGCCGTCATCGATACGGGTGTGGACAGTACCCATCCGGATCTGGCCGGCAAAGTGATCAATGGCCATGATTATGTGGACAATGACGATGATCCGATGGATCTCAACGGACACGGCACGCACGTGGCCGGGGTGGCCGCCGCCGTCACCAACAATCAGCAAGGGATTGCAGGCATGGCGCCCAAAGCGAAGATTTATGCCGTCCGTGTGCTGGATGAAAATGGGAAAGGCACGTTGGACAAAGTGGCCAGCGGTATTGTTGAAGCAGCCGATCACGGTGCCAAAGTGATCAATCTGAGCTTGGGTTCTTCCCAAAACGCCCAAACCCTGAAGGACGCCATTGATTACGCTTGGAACAAAGGAGCGGTGGTGGTGGCTGCCGCCGGCAATGACGGAACCTCCGCTCCCACTTATCCGGCTTACTATAATCAAGTACTCGCCGTAGCGGCAACAGACAGCAGCGACCACAAGGCTGAATTCTCCAACTACGGCAAATGGGTGGATGTGGCGGCACCGGGAGTGGATATCACTTCCACCTATGTCGGAGGCGGTTATAAAACGATGTCCGGCACTTCGATGGCTGCTCCGCAGGTTTCGGGTTTGGCCGCACTTCTCGCGGCGAAAGGGAAAAACAACACGCAAATTCTCGGCACCATCCAAAGTACACCCGAAAAGGTTCCTGGCACCGGTTCCGATTGGGAATACGGTCGGATCAACGCACTGCGTGCCATGCAGAAGTGA
- a CDS encoding GrpB family protein: MPPHPDPIVIVPYDPAWPKVYKREKKILTEALGSLVLSIHHIGSTAVPGLSAKPIVDILAGVPTLLPPSAYEERLHPCGYVFQFHDREEGRLFFRKGMPRTHHLHIMEQDSKGFRHHLFFRDFLRLNPDAANEYAELKRRLAQRFREDRPAYVSGKAEWIRHILSLVQ, from the coding sequence ATGCCTCCTCATCCTGATCCTATCGTGATTGTACCTTATGATCCGGCATGGCCCAAGGTGTACAAACGGGAAAAGAAAATCCTGACAGAAGCACTGGGATCATTGGTGTTGTCCATTCATCATATTGGCAGTACGGCGGTTCCCGGTTTATCGGCCAAGCCTATCGTTGATATTCTAGCCGGAGTGCCCACTCTCCTGCCGCCCTCTGCATATGAAGAACGACTCCATCCCTGCGGATACGTGTTTCAGTTTCACGACCGCGAGGAGGGGAGATTGTTTTTCCGTAAGGGAATGCCGCGAACACATCATCTTCATATCATGGAACAGGACAGCAAAGGATTTCGCCACCACCTATTTTTCCGCGATTTCCTTCGATTAAACCCGGATGCGGCCAACGAATACGCGGAGCTGAAACGGCGTTTGGCCCAACGATTTCGGGAGGACCGACCCGCTTATGTGTCGGGAAAAGCGGAATGGATCCGCCATATATTGTCATTGGTTCAATGA
- the purD gene encoding phosphoribosylamine--glycine ligase, with protein sequence MRVLVIGSGGREHALVWKLAQSPLVKNVYCAPGNGGIAGLAECVPISVTDVERLLAFAKEQEIDLTVVGPEAALLAGVTDVFEAEGLAVFGPNRKAAEIEGSKSFAKDLMMRYGIPTGKYRTFTSAEEAKQYVREQGAPIVVKADGLAAGKGVTVARTVEEAEEAIERVMNEKVFGEAGNRVVIEEFLSGQEMSLMAFVDGETVRPMVISQDHKPVFDGDQGPNTGGMGAYSPVPQIPSTVVDRAVAEILQPVARAMVREGRPFRGVLYAGLMVTEAGPKVIEFNARFGDPETQAVLPRLDSDLAEIMLATVRGKLADIEIRWKEEAAVCIVMASEGYPGDYRKGVPIRSLPESRPDRIVFHAGTKKEGDQLVTAGGRVLAVTALGADVGSAQAAAYETVSQIDFDGAHFRRDIAAKALAAEEK encoded by the coding sequence TTGCGCGTACTGGTAATTGGCAGTGGCGGACGGGAACACGCATTGGTGTGGAAATTGGCGCAAAGTCCCTTGGTAAAGAACGTGTACTGTGCACCCGGCAACGGCGGGATCGCCGGGTTGGCCGAGTGCGTTCCAATCAGTGTGACCGATGTGGAACGGTTGCTGGCGTTTGCCAAGGAGCAAGAGATCGACCTGACGGTGGTGGGACCGGAAGCGGCTTTGTTGGCGGGCGTAACGGACGTGTTCGAAGCGGAAGGACTGGCCGTGTTCGGCCCCAACCGAAAAGCGGCGGAGATAGAAGGCAGCAAGTCGTTTGCCAAGGATTTGATGATGCGTTATGGCATCCCCACCGGGAAGTACCGCACATTTACTTCCGCAGAAGAAGCGAAACAGTATGTACGGGAACAGGGAGCGCCGATTGTGGTGAAAGCCGACGGTCTCGCGGCAGGCAAAGGTGTCACCGTGGCACGGACAGTGGAAGAGGCGGAAGAGGCCATCGAACGGGTGATGAACGAAAAAGTATTCGGTGAAGCAGGCAATCGCGTGGTGATCGAAGAGTTTCTTTCAGGTCAGGAAATGTCCCTGATGGCGTTCGTCGATGGGGAAACCGTGCGGCCGATGGTCATCTCCCAAGATCACAAGCCCGTATTTGACGGGGATCAAGGACCCAATACGGGCGGGATGGGCGCGTACTCCCCCGTACCGCAAATTCCATCCACGGTGGTGGATCGGGCGGTGGCCGAGATCCTGCAACCTGTCGCCCGTGCGATGGTACGGGAAGGACGACCGTTCCGCGGGGTGCTTTACGCCGGTTTGATGGTGACGGAAGCGGGGCCGAAGGTCATTGAGTTCAATGCCCGATTTGGTGATCCGGAAACGCAGGCGGTCTTGCCCCGATTGGACAGTGATCTGGCTGAAATCATGCTGGCGACCGTCCGTGGAAAACTGGCCGATATCGAGATTCGGTGGAAGGAAGAAGCGGCAGTCTGCATCGTGATGGCGTCCGAAGGATATCCGGGTGATTATCGCAAAGGCGTCCCCATTCGTTCGCTTCCCGAATCCCGTCCGGATCGCATCGTGTTTCATGCCGGTACCAAAAAGGAAGGCGATCAGTTGGTCACCGCCGGAGGGCGTGTGTTGGCTGTGACTGCATTGGGTGCGGATGTCGGGTCGGCACAAGCGGCCGCCTATGAAACGGTGAGCCAAATTGATTTTGATGGTGCGCATTTTCGGCGGGACATCGCGGCAAAAGCCCTGGCAGCGGAAGAGAAATAA
- the purH gene encoding bifunctional phosphoribosylaminoimidazolecarboxamide formyltransferase/IMP cyclohydrolase, producing the protein MSIRRALISVSDKTGVVELARRLADQGVEIVSTGGTKRALEEAGVPVTGVSDVTGFPEILDGRVKTLHPLIHAGLLAIRDNETHLTQLEEHRVMPIDLVVVNLYPFQQTISRPDTDFETAVENIDIGGPSMVRAAAKNHRFVTVLVDPADYDDVLDQIEKNGEVDPETRLRLAAKAFRHTAAYDALIAGYLTEQTGETFPERWTVTFEKAQDLRYGENPHQRAAFYRQPLPSTPGIASAKQLHGKALSYNNIQDAQAAWEIVSEFDQPAAVAVKHTNPCGVGIGSSVAEAFQKAHDADPVSIFGGIIAFNRTVDEATARKLREIFLEIVLAPGFDEAALAILREKKNLRLLEMPEAPATGKPSWKQITAGDGFLVQETDQKRITREECRVVTERVPTEDEWEQLLFAWKVVKHVKSNAIVLARDNRTIGVGAGQMNRVGAAEIAIRQAGELAEGAVLASDAFFPMSDTVEAAARAGITAIIQPGGSIRDEESIQAANRHGIAMVFTDVRHFKH; encoded by the coding sequence ATGTCCATCCGACGTGCGTTGATCAGCGTATCCGACAAGACCGGCGTGGTGGAGTTGGCCCGTCGTCTTGCCGATCAAGGTGTGGAGATCGTCTCCACAGGGGGAACCAAACGCGCTTTGGAAGAAGCGGGTGTACCGGTTACCGGCGTATCCGACGTGACCGGTTTTCCGGAAATCCTGGACGGACGGGTCAAAACACTGCATCCGCTCATCCACGCCGGATTGTTGGCGATTCGCGACAATGAGACGCATCTGACACAACTGGAGGAACACCGGGTGATGCCAATCGACCTGGTGGTCGTCAATTTGTATCCGTTCCAGCAAACCATTTCGCGCCCCGATACGGATTTTGAAACGGCTGTGGAAAACATTGATATCGGCGGGCCGTCCATGGTGCGCGCGGCTGCCAAAAATCACCGTTTCGTCACTGTGTTGGTCGATCCGGCCGACTACGACGATGTGCTGGATCAGATCGAGAAAAACGGGGAAGTGGACCCTGAGACCCGCCTGCGCTTGGCGGCAAAGGCGTTCCGTCACACGGCGGCGTATGATGCCTTGATTGCGGGATACCTCACGGAACAGACGGGAGAAACGTTCCCGGAGCGCTGGACGGTGACATTTGAAAAAGCACAGGATCTGCGTTACGGTGAAAACCCGCATCAGCGGGCGGCATTTTACCGTCAGCCTCTACCGTCAACGCCCGGGATCGCTTCCGCAAAACAACTGCACGGCAAAGCGTTGTCCTACAACAATATCCAAGACGCACAAGCTGCCTGGGAGATTGTGTCCGAGTTCGATCAACCGGCAGCGGTTGCTGTGAAACACACCAACCCGTGTGGTGTCGGAATCGGCTCGTCGGTGGCGGAAGCTTTCCAAAAAGCGCATGACGCCGATCCGGTCTCCATCTTCGGCGGAATCATCGCATTCAACCGCACCGTGGACGAAGCGACGGCAAGGAAGTTGCGGGAAATTTTCCTGGAAATTGTCCTGGCGCCCGGATTTGATGAAGCGGCTTTGGCGATTTTGCGCGAAAAGAAAAACCTCCGCTTGCTGGAAATGCCGGAAGCTCCGGCAACGGGGAAACCTTCGTGGAAACAGATCACTGCCGGCGACGGGTTTTTGGTGCAGGAGACGGACCAAAAGCGGATCACCCGTGAAGAGTGCCGGGTGGTCACCGAACGGGTTCCGACCGAAGACGAGTGGGAGCAATTGTTGTTTGCCTGGAAAGTGGTGAAACACGTCAAGTCCAACGCGATCGTGTTGGCACGCGACAACCGGACGATCGGGGTGGGGGCCGGTCAGATGAACCGTGTCGGTGCAGCGGAAATCGCCATCCGCCAGGCGGGAGAACTGGCCGAGGGAGCGGTACTCGCTTCCGATGCGTTCTTCCCGATGAGCGACACAGTGGAAGCAGCTGCCCGCGCCGGGATCACGGCCATTATCCAACCCGGAGGTTCCATCCGCGACGAAGAATCGATCCAGGCGGCCAACCGTCACGGCATCGCGATGGTGTTTACCGACGTGCGCCATTTCAAACACTAG
- the purN gene encoding phosphoribosylglycinamide formyltransferase → MRIAVFASGSGSNFEALVKASREQGWPGEIVLLVCDRPGAKALERAERLDVPARSFVPKSYPDKAAYEADVLQLLREYQVDWIVLAGYMRLIGPTLLTAYYGRIVNIHPSLLPEFPGKHAVRQALEKGVKWTGVTVHLVDEGMDTGPILAQEPVPVEDGDDETTLTSKIQTVEHRLYPEVVLRLIRGEIDTVTLMKQREEQTTCPSDVR, encoded by the coding sequence ATGAGAATCGCCGTATTCGCATCCGGGAGCGGCTCCAATTTTGAAGCGTTGGTAAAGGCGTCCCGCGAACAGGGGTGGCCGGGCGAGATCGTGTTGCTCGTATGTGACCGCCCCGGCGCCAAAGCGTTGGAGCGGGCGGAGCGGTTGGATGTGCCGGCCCGATCGTTCGTTCCCAAATCGTATCCCGATAAAGCGGCGTATGAAGCCGACGTTCTTCAGTTGCTGCGGGAGTATCAGGTGGACTGGATCGTGCTGGCCGGTTACATGCGTTTGATCGGCCCGACGCTGCTGACAGCCTATTACGGTCGCATCGTCAACATCCATCCCTCGTTATTGCCGGAGTTTCCCGGCAAGCACGCGGTTCGCCAAGCGCTGGAAAAAGGCGTCAAATGGACCGGCGTCACCGTTCATCTGGTCGACGAGGGGATGGATACGGGGCCGATCCTCGCACAGGAGCCGGTGCCCGTGGAAGACGGGGACGATGAGACGACGTTGACGAGCAAGATTCAAACGGTGGAACACCGGTTGTATCCGGAAGTGGTGCTTCGTTTGATCCGGGGTGAGATCGATACTGTCACGTTGATGAAGCAAAGGGAGGAGCAAACAACATGTCCATCCGACGTGCGTTGA